A stretch of the Flavobacterium aquiphilum genome encodes the following:
- a CDS encoding secretion protein, whose translation MKTILKISLIVLVAMTTMGAHAIGGDFLLNVKKATGKEICFSVNGIQKANVAIYDKEHTLIYSEKVTGTDGIMKTYSLEEFPEGTYFLEVETSQKKVTHEIVVAKEASTLSRKSIAEVYKGDLKMENENVVTVN comes from the coding sequence ATGAAAACGATTTTAAAAATTAGTCTGATAGTATTGGTGGCGATGACCACGATGGGCGCTCACGCAATAGGAGGTGATTTTTTGCTAAATGTGAAAAAAGCAACCGGTAAGGAAATTTGTTTTTCGGTAAATGGGATCCAAAAGGCCAATGTGGCTATTTATGATAAAGAACATACTTTGATCTATTCTGAAAAAGTTACCGGTACAGATGGAATTATGAAAACCTACAGCCTTGAGGAATTTCCTGAAGGGACTTACTTCCTGGAAGTAGAAACGAGCCAAAAGAAAGTAACCCACGAAATTGTGGTTGCCAAAGAAGCTTCTACACTATCGAGAAAGTCTATAGCCGAGGTTTACAAAGGGGACTTGAAAATGGAAAACGAAAATGTGGTTACGGTTAATTAA
- a CDS encoding pyruvate dehydrogenase complex dihydrolipoamide acetyltransferase, with protein sequence MATIVTMPRLSDTMTEGTVAAWLKKVGDKVSEGDILAEIETDKATMEFESFNEGTLLYIGIPEGETAPVDSLLAIIGKEGEDVSALIAGGTAPAAPASTPAAEAKAPEAAPVAAPATELPKGVVVVTMPRLSDTMTEGTVASWLKKVGDKVAEGDILAEIETDKATMEFESFNEGTLLFIGIQEGNTAPVDSLLAIIGPAGTDISGIAENYKAGGAAPAAAKEETKAAPAEKAAEPVETVVDGKRILASPLAKKIASDKGIQLTQVKGSGENGRIVKSDIENFTPASAPAAKAPEAVKTEAPKVFVPAGEVYTEEIKNSQMRKIIAKRLAESLFTAPHYNLVIEVTMDEAMQSRTAINSLPDTKVSFNDMVIKACALALKKHPKINSQWKEDAIIINHHVNIGVAVAVEDGLVVPVLKFTDAMSLSQIGASVRDLAGRAKNKKLGPAEMEGSTFTVSNLGMFGITEFNSIINQPNSAILSVGAIVEKPVVKNGQIVVGNTMMLSLACDHRTIDGATGAQFLQTLKQYIENPVTMLA encoded by the coding sequence ATGGCAACAATTGTAACAATGCCTCGCTTGAGCGATACTATGACTGAAGGAACGGTAGCAGCTTGGCTTAAAAAAGTAGGTGATAAAGTAAGCGAAGGTGATATCTTGGCCGAAATCGAAACCGACAAAGCAACAATGGAATTTGAATCCTTCAACGAAGGAACACTTTTATATATTGGAATCCCAGAAGGAGAAACTGCTCCAGTAGATTCTCTTTTAGCAATTATCGGAAAAGAAGGCGAAGATGTATCTGCTTTAATCGCAGGGGGTACAGCCCCAGCTGCTCCGGCATCGACTCCGGCAGCAGAAGCAAAAGCTCCTGAAGCAGCACCAGTTGCAGCTCCAGCAACCGAACTTCCAAAAGGAGTTGTAGTGGTAACAATGCCTCGTTTGAGTGACACTATGACTGAGGGTACTGTTGCTTCTTGGTTGAAAAAAGTAGGAGATAAAGTTGCTGAAGGTGATATCCTTGCTGAAATCGAAACTGATAAAGCTACAATGGAATTCGAATCTTTCAACGAAGGAACTTTATTATTCATCGGAATTCAAGAAGGAAATACAGCACCAGTAGATAGTCTTTTGGCTATCATTGGACCTGCAGGAACAGATATTAGCGGAATCGCAGAAAACTATAAAGCAGGTGGAGCTGCTCCAGCTGCAGCAAAAGAAGAAACTAAAGCTGCTCCAGCTGAAAAAGCTGCAGAACCAGTTGAAACTGTTGTTGATGGAAAAAGAATCTTAGCTTCACCATTAGCTAAAAAAATCGCTAGTGACAAAGGAATTCAATTAACACAAGTAAAAGGAAGCGGTGAAAACGGACGTATCGTAAAAAGCGATATCGAAAACTTCACTCCTGCATCTGCACCAGCTGCAAAAGCTCCGGAAGCTGTAAAAACAGAAGCTCCAAAAGTATTTGTGCCTGCTGGAGAAGTTTACACAGAAGAAATCAAAAATTCGCAAATGCGTAAAATCATTGCGAAGCGTTTGGCTGAATCATTGTTTACTGCACCTCATTACAACCTTGTAATTGAAGTTACAATGGACGAGGCAATGCAATCAAGAACAGCTATCAATAGCCTTCCTGATACCAAAGTATCTTTCAATGATATGGTAATCAAAGCCTGTGCATTGGCATTGAAAAAACACCCAAAAATCAATTCACAATGGAAAGAAGATGCTATCATCATCAACCATCACGTGAACATCGGAGTTGCTGTAGCTGTTGAAGACGGATTAGTAGTTCCTGTTTTAAAATTCACTGACGCAATGAGCCTATCTCAAATTGGAGCAAGCGTTAGAGACTTGGCTGGAAGAGCTAAAAACAAAAAACTGGGACCTGCTGAAATGGAGGGAAGTACCTTTACAGTTTCTAACCTTGGAATGTTTGGAATCACTGAATTCAACTCTATCATCAACCAACCAAACTCTGCTATCCTTTCAGTAGGTGCTATTGTAGAGAAACCGGTAGTAAAAAATGGTCAGATAGTAGTTGGAAACACAATGATGCTTTCATTAGCTTGTGACCACCGTACAATTGACGGAGCAACTGGCGCGCAGTTTTTGCAAACATTAAAACAATACATCGAAAATCCAGTAACTATGCTTGCATAA
- a CDS encoding YkgJ family cysteine cluster protein translates to MKPALNELGKLAKDKHIENKKYFDKLKKKTPKNLDYVMQDIHDAEFKKTDCLKCANCCKTTGPLFTLADIERISKFLKQKPQQFIEQYLRIDEDKDYVLQSLPCSFLDSDNMCFIYNVRPKACREFPHTDRKKFQQITDLTLKNIAICPAAFNIVEEMKKKLPL, encoded by the coding sequence TTGAAACCAGCTTTAAACGAATTAGGAAAACTTGCCAAAGATAAGCATATCGAAAACAAAAAGTATTTTGATAAGTTAAAAAAGAAGACGCCTAAAAATTTGGATTATGTAATGCAGGACATTCACGATGCCGAATTCAAAAAAACAGATTGTTTAAAATGTGCTAATTGCTGCAAAACTACAGGTCCGTTATTTACTTTGGCAGATATTGAGCGTATATCTAAATTTTTAAAGCAAAAACCACAGCAGTTTATCGAGCAATATTTGCGTATTGATGAAGATAAAGATTATGTGCTGCAAAGTTTGCCATGCAGTTTTTTGGACAGTGATAATATGTGTTTTATTTATAATGTGCGTCCAAAAGCCTGTCGGGAGTTCCCACATACTGACAGAAAGAAATTTCAACAAATTACTGATTTAACGCTTAAAAATATTGCAATTTGTCCGGCTGCTTTTAATATAGTGGAAGAAATGAAAAAGAAGTTGCCGCTTTAA
- the cdd gene encoding cytidine deaminase — MKEITIASKITVFETIQELPLVEQNLMSKAIEAREKAYAPYSKFRVGAAILLDNGEIVIGSNQENAAYPSGLCAERVAIFQAGSLYPEAIIQKVAITAASDNNKTTTPVPPCGACRQSIAEYEVRQETPIEIYYMGETGPIHYSTSLKNLLPFMFEKNLL, encoded by the coding sequence ATGAAAGAAATTACAATCGCTTCGAAAATTACCGTTTTTGAAACCATTCAAGAACTCCCTTTAGTTGAACAAAACTTAATGTCAAAAGCAATCGAGGCCAGAGAAAAAGCATACGCCCCCTATTCCAAATTTAGAGTAGGAGCTGCAATTCTTTTGGACAATGGCGAAATTGTTATTGGCTCCAATCAAGAAAATGCTGCTTACCCCTCTGGTCTTTGTGCGGAACGGGTTGCTATTTTTCAGGCAGGAAGCCTCTATCCGGAAGCAATTATACAAAAAGTAGCTATAACCGCCGCTTCTGACAACAATAAAACAACCACTCCTGTTCCTCCATGCGGAGCATGCAGACAATCCATCGCAGAATATGAAGTTCGACAAGAAACCCCCATTGAAATATATTATATGGGAGAAACAGGTCCGATTCATTACTCGACATCCCTAAAAAATCTGCTCCCTTTTATGTTTGAAAAAAATTTACTTTAA
- the pdhA gene encoding pyruvate dehydrogenase (acetyl-transferring) E1 component subunit alpha yields MKEVTKEVYLKWYEDMLFWRKFEDKLAALYIQQKVRGFLHLYNGQEAVLAGALHAMDLTKDKMITAYRNHVQPIGMGVDPRRVMAELLGKATGTSKGMGGSMHIFSKEHRFYGGHGIVGGQIPLGAGLAFGDKYNGTGGVTLTYFGDGAARQGSLHEAFNMAMLWKLPVVFIVENNGYAMGTSVERTANHTDIWKLGLGYEMPCGPVDGMNPVKVAEAMTEAIERARRGDGPTFLEMKTYRYRGHSMSDAQLYRSKEEVEEYKKIDPITQVLDVILDQKYATQEEVEVIDQRVKDYVEECAQFAEESPYPEIQQLYDVVYEQENYPFTPHKL; encoded by the coding sequence ATGAAAGAAGTTACAAAAGAAGTTTATTTGAAGTGGTATGAAGACATGCTATTTTGGAGAAAGTTTGAAGACAAACTTGCGGCATTATACATCCAACAAAAAGTTAGAGGCTTTCTACACCTATATAACGGTCAAGAAGCAGTCTTAGCTGGTGCTTTGCATGCTATGGATTTGACAAAAGACAAAATGATTACTGCCTATAGAAATCACGTTCAACCTATCGGTATGGGCGTTGACCCTAGACGTGTTATGGCTGAGCTTTTAGGAAAAGCAACAGGAACATCAAAAGGTATGGGTGGATCAATGCACATCTTCTCCAAAGAACACCGTTTTTATGGTGGACACGGAATTGTAGGTGGGCAAATTCCATTGGGTGCTGGTTTAGCATTTGGTGACAAATATAACGGAACCGGTGGAGTTACATTAACTTATTTCGGTGACGGAGCTGCTCGTCAAGGTTCTTTACACGAAGCTTTCAATATGGCTATGTTATGGAAACTTCCTGTTGTTTTTATCGTTGAAAACAATGGATATGCGATGGGAACTTCAGTTGAAAGAACTGCTAACCATACTGATATTTGGAAATTAGGACTTGGTTACGAAATGCCTTGCGGACCAGTTGATGGAATGAACCCTGTAAAAGTTGCTGAAGCGATGACTGAAGCAATTGAAAGAGCAAGACGTGGTGACGGACCTACTTTCCTTGAAATGAAAACATACCGTTACAGAGGACACTCAATGTCTGATGCACAATTATATCGTTCAAAAGAAGAGGTTGAAGAATACAAAAAAATCGATCCAATCACTCAAGTTTTAGACGTGATTTTAGATCAAAAATATGCTACACAAGAAGAAGTAGAAGTAATCGACCAAAGAGTAAAAGATTACGTTGAAGAATGTGCTCAATTTGCTGAAGAATCTCCTTATCCGGAAATTCAACAACTATACGATGTAGTGTACGAACAAGAAAACTATCCATTCACACCTCATAAATTATAA
- a CDS encoding ABC transporter permease: MNLEYFIAKRLITAKDYKSSISAPIINIAISAIAIGMIMMIVSVATGIGLQNKIREKISAFNGHIIISNYDNNQSEITLQPISKNQDFYPKFNSVSGVEHIQAIASKTGIIRTESAFEGVIFKGVGSDYQWENLKEYIVSGKIPVFSKNITQEVLISQFLANRLNLKVGDSFNTFFVKENQNQLPNVRRFKIAGIFNSGFQQFDATYIIGDIRHIQRINKWTPNQIGAFEVFVKDFNAIKETGDQVYKKTSSTLDSKTIIEKYSYIFEWLQLFDFNIIVILVVMILVATINMVVALLVLILERTQMIGILKALGADNWSVRKIFLYNAFYLIVRGLCWGNLIGISLLLIQQHFGIIQLNPENYYVNQAPVCLNVGYILALNLMTVTICALVLLIPSYIITKISPVKAIRFD, from the coding sequence TTGAATTTAGAATATTTTATTGCTAAAAGACTTATTACTGCAAAGGATTATAAAAGCAGTATATCGGCACCTATAATAAATATTGCAATATCTGCAATCGCTATCGGAATGATTATGATGATTGTTTCCGTAGCAACAGGGATTGGTCTGCAAAATAAAATAAGAGAAAAGATTTCTGCTTTCAATGGCCATATCATAATTTCAAACTACGATAATAATCAATCTGAAATAACATTACAGCCTATTTCAAAAAATCAGGATTTTTATCCAAAATTCAATTCCGTTTCGGGAGTAGAACATATTCAGGCAATAGCTAGTAAAACTGGTATAATCAGAACTGAGTCGGCTTTTGAAGGGGTAATTTTCAAAGGGGTTGGTAGTGATTATCAATGGGAGAATCTGAAGGAGTATATCGTTTCTGGAAAAATACCGGTTTTTTCTAAGAATATAACTCAAGAAGTGCTGATTTCTCAATTTCTTGCAAATAGGTTGAATTTGAAAGTGGGTGATTCTTTCAATACTTTTTTTGTAAAAGAAAATCAAAACCAATTGCCAAATGTCCGAAGATTTAAAATTGCAGGGATTTTCAATTCTGGATTTCAACAATTCGATGCTACATATATAATAGGTGATATTCGACACATACAGCGAATTAATAAGTGGACTCCAAATCAAATTGGTGCTTTTGAGGTCTTTGTGAAAGATTTTAATGCCATAAAAGAAACCGGTGATCAGGTTTATAAAAAAACGTCCTCCACACTGGATAGCAAAACAATTATCGAAAAATACAGTTATATATTTGAGTGGTTACAGCTTTTTGATTTTAACATTATTGTTATATTGGTTGTAATGATACTTGTAGCGACGATAAATATGGTTGTTGCTCTCTTGGTTCTTATTCTCGAACGAACACAAATGATTGGTATTTTAAAAGCATTAGGGGCCGACAATTGGTCTGTTAGAAAAATATTTCTTTACAATGCATTTTATCTTATTGTAAGAGGGTTGTGTTGGGGTAACTTAATTGGAATCTCACTGTTATTAATCCAGCAGCATTTCGGAATTATTCAGCTTAATCCCGAGAATTATTATGTAAATCAAGCACCGGTTTGTTTAAATGTGGGGTATATTTTGGCTCTAAATTTAATGACTGTTACAATTTGTGCTTTAGTATTATTAATTCCTTCCTATATAATAACCAAAATCTCCCCGGTCAAAGCAATCCGTTTCGATTAA
- the porV gene encoding type IX secretion system outer membrane channel protein PorV, which produces MKRTTLLIAFLLSLNFIQAQESIITTAVPFLLVAADARSAGMGDNGVATSTDAFSQQWNPSKYTFATDQQGFAVSYTPYLTDLVNDISLAQITYYNRYSDKSSFAGSFRYFGLGDIELRQDFDSPALIVSPNEFAFDLSYSLKLSEKFSMAVAGRFINSNLKVATENNDSSSSSSFAVDVAGFFQSEEIAYRDFNGRWRAGFNLQNMGPKMSYDNDDLNNNFLPANMRLGGGFDFILDEYNKIAVNLELSKLMVPTPQSSDLNGDGTITSEEERQNSDNYRSIGWFSGMLHSFTDAPGGFSEELKEVTYSLGSEYVYQDSFSFRAGYFYESPDKGAREFFSLGAGFKYTSLKIDVSYLFSASKVQNPLENTLRFSLTFNFGNKYENY; this is translated from the coding sequence ATGAAAAGAACAACTTTACTTATTGCATTTTTGCTCTCACTTAATTTTATTCAGGCACAGGAAAGCATAATCACTACTGCCGTTCCCTTTCTTTTAGTAGCGGCAGATGCCCGATCAGCTGGTATGGGGGACAATGGTGTAGCAACATCAACAGATGCTTTTTCACAACAATGGAACCCTTCAAAATACACATTTGCTACTGACCAACAAGGATTTGCTGTAAGTTACACTCCTTATTTAACTGATTTAGTAAATGATATTTCATTAGCCCAAATAACATACTATAATAGATATAGCGACAAAAGCTCTTTTGCTGGTAGTTTTCGTTATTTTGGTTTAGGAGATATAGAATTACGACAAGATTTTGACAGCCCAGCACTAATAGTATCTCCAAATGAATTTGCTTTTGATCTTTCTTACTCTCTAAAGCTAAGTGAAAAATTTTCTATGGCCGTAGCAGGTAGATTCATAAATTCAAATCTAAAAGTAGCTACTGAAAATAATGACTCATCTTCATCAAGCAGCTTTGCAGTGGATGTAGCCGGATTTTTCCAATCAGAAGAAATTGCATACAGAGATTTCAACGGAAGATGGAGAGCTGGATTTAATTTACAGAATATGGGGCCAAAAATGAGTTATGACAATGATGATCTAAATAACAACTTTTTACCAGCTAACATGAGATTGGGAGGAGGTTTTGATTTTATTTTGGACGAATACAATAAAATTGCAGTCAATTTAGAATTAAGTAAATTAATGGTTCCAACCCCACAAAGTTCAGATTTAAATGGAGATGGAACAATCACTTCAGAAGAAGAACGACAAAATAGCGACAATTACCGATCTATAGGTTGGTTCTCAGGAATGCTTCACTCATTTACAGATGCACCTGGCGGTTTTAGTGAAGAATTAAAAGAAGTAACCTATTCCCTGGGATCGGAATACGTTTATCAAGATTCCTTTTCGTTTCGTGCAGGATATTTCTATGAAAGCCCGGACAAAGGAGCAAGAGAGTTTTTCTCCCTTGGAGCAGGCTTTAAATACACTTCTCTAAAAATTGATGTTTCCTACTTATTTTCAGCTTCGAAAGTCCAAAATCCTTTGGAGAACACATTACGCTTCTCTTTGACGTTTAATTTTGGAAATAAATACGAAAACTATTAA
- a CDS encoding class I SAM-dependent methyltransferase, whose product MKDLFGKAILDYQTNNQPEDLITETSISEEDQMSVAYLFRNYDEMPKIEQKALQLAKGKILDVGCGAGSHSLTLQNDRKLDVTSIDISENAIQACKLRGLNNAFVQDILTLKNEKFDTILLLMNGTGIFGTLKKTPEFLQKLKSLLNPKGQILIDSSDIIYMFDQDEDGAFEIPANGYYGELEFTISYKKEKEDPFPWLYLDYNTLQNAAHTNGLQCELILEGEHYDYLAKLFI is encoded by the coding sequence ATGAAAGACCTTTTCGGAAAAGCTATACTCGATTATCAAACCAACAACCAACCAGAAGACTTAATCACGGAAACATCAATTTCGGAAGAAGACCAAATGAGCGTAGCTTACCTTTTTAGGAATTATGACGAGATGCCAAAAATTGAGCAAAAAGCGTTGCAACTGGCAAAAGGAAAAATACTTGATGTAGGGTGTGGTGCGGGAAGTCATAGTCTTACATTGCAAAATGACAGAAAACTTGATGTTACCTCAATTGATATTTCAGAAAATGCAATTCAAGCCTGCAAATTACGCGGTCTAAATAATGCTTTTGTGCAAGATATTTTAACTTTAAAAAACGAAAAATTCGACACTATCTTACTTTTAATGAATGGAACAGGAATTTTTGGCACTTTAAAAAAAACTCCCGAATTTCTTCAAAAACTAAAATCCTTATTAAATCCTAAAGGACAAATTTTGATTGACAGTTCCGATATTATTTATATGTTTGATCAAGATGAAGACGGAGCTTTCGAAATTCCAGCCAATGGTTATTATGGAGAATTGGAATTTACAATTAGTTATAAAAAAGAAAAAGAAGATCCATTTCCTTGGCTTTATCTCGACTACAATACGCTTCAAAACGCAGCTCATACAAATGGACTTCAATGCGAATTAATTCTTGAAGGAGAACATTACGATTATTTAGCCAAACTTTTTATTTAA